Proteins from a single region of Ziziphus jujuba cultivar Dongzao chromosome 1, ASM3175591v1:
- the LOC107406758 gene encoding thionin-like protein 2, translating to MGNLCAMKIKLLFPAKKKKEGGCVRSSFINIFSKTSMGDMKRMMMVFAVVGLLLMVPSSTSASFASCYGGCFLLCVIIPTNTASSCALQCLKNCIVPPSSTLQLSETNSNYFCKLGCASSLCSNYSTKQNPNSKKVEGCVDSCSGICTKN from the exons ATGGGCAATCTATGTGCTATGAAAATCAAACTTCTATttcctgccaaaaaaaaaaaagaagggggttGTGTTAGGTCATCATTCATCAATATCTTTAGCAAAACAAGCATGGGAGATATGAAAAGAATGATGATGGTTTTCGCGGTGGTGGGACTTCTGCTAATGGTTCCCTCTAGTACTAGTGCTTCATTTGCAAGCTGCTATGGAGGCTGCTTCCTTCTCTGTGTAATCATACCCACCAACACTGCCTCTTCTTGTGCCCTGCAATGCTTGAAAAACTGCATAGTACCTCCTTCTTCTACTCTTCAACTATCAGAAACAAACAGCAATTACTTCTGCAAGCTTGGATGTGCTTCATCTTTGTGTTCCAATTACAGCACCAAACAGAACCCAA atTCAAAGAAAGTTGAAGGCTGTGTAGACTCTTGCTCAGGGATATGCACCAAGAATTAA